Proteins from a genomic interval of Treponema brennaborense DSM 12168:
- a CDS encoding ATP-binding protein: protein MIQIDDAHRLFDKTDMTYREFETSFGMIRYDALLLMQNLPAEFAETALLEVQISELLKNAMEHGNKYDSDKIVRTWSRFDGAEFRLIVEDEGAGFHDIERWNEWARIRQECIRLKNTEKLLLYLGYQPQGTAYYGRNDGIGGVSLFAAESYWNCGIVFSSKRNCVAVSRIFPADFCDGGAEEELQ from the coding sequence CATACCGTGAATTCGAAACTTCTTTCGGCATGATCCGCTACGACGCGCTGCTTTTAATGCAGAATCTGCCGGCGGAATTCGCGGAAACGGCGCTGCTTGAAGTACAGATAAGCGAACTGCTGAAAAACGCGATGGAACACGGTAATAAATACGATTCGGATAAAATTGTCCGTACCTGGAGCCGCTTCGACGGTGCCGAATTCCGGCTCATTGTTGAAGACGAAGGCGCCGGTTTTCACGATATAGAGCGATGGAACGAATGGGCCCGAATCCGGCAGGAATGCATCAGGCTGAAAAATACGGAAAAATTGCTGCTGTATTTGGGATACCAGCCGCAGGGAACCGCGTATTACGGCAGAAATGACGGAATAGGCGGCGTTTCGCTTTTTGCGGCGGAATCGTACTGGAATTGCGGAATCGTTTTTTCATCCAAAAGGAATTGCGTTGCGGTGAGCCGGATTTTTCCGGCTGATTTCTGCGACGGCGGCGCGGAAGAGGAGCTTCAATGA